Proteins encoded within one genomic window of Halodesulfurarchaeum formicicum:
- a CDS encoding SagB/ThcOx family dehydrogenase produces the protein MAARRSRREFQSGPIELGDVSQLLWAAQGETDADGHRAAPSAGATYPLEVFCLVARDGVPELDAGIYRYRPASHSLVQVGSEPVQTELRAASYDQAWVEEAPVALLIAGVEERTAREYGARAGELYVPMEAGHVGENIHLQVESLGLATVSVGGFEDTAVADVMGFEDERPLAIYPIGQRAD, from the coding sequence ATCGCCGCGCGCCGCTCACGGCGGGAGTTCCAGTCCGGGCCGATTGAGCTTGGCGACGTTTCTCAGCTGCTCTGGGCCGCGCAAGGCGAGACCGACGCGGACGGCCACCGCGCGGCTCCGAGTGCGGGTGCGACCTACCCCCTCGAAGTATTCTGTCTCGTTGCGAGGGATGGCGTTCCCGAACTCGATGCAGGGATCTATCGGTATCGGCCCGCGTCACACAGCCTCGTGCAGGTCGGGAGCGAACCGGTTCAGACCGAGCTTCGAGCCGCGTCCTACGACCAGGCGTGGGTCGAGGAGGCCCCAGTGGCACTACTTATCGCCGGTGTCGAAGAGCGGACGGCCCGGGAATACGGGGCCCGAGCGGGCGAACTCTACGTCCCGATGGAAGCCGGTCACGTCGGGGAGAACATCCACCTGCAAGTCGAATCACTCGGGCTCGCGACGGTCTCGGTGGGCGGCTTCGAGGACACAGCGGTCGCCGATGTCATGGGTTTCGAGGACGAGCGGCCGCTCGCGATCTACCCGATCGGCCAGCGGGCGGATTAA
- a CDS encoding DUF2150 family protein — protein sequence MSAPDAEFYSEERWENWLDRLREEDIDPEDEESARLLLNLQDDVAIAVAKILTAYTDEEIDGEQTLSELAEIRDVVLSDPEIENEDTLMLVDGVQTSLVAVFYSAERFVAEGPVEDGTVEEHIRHAAAAEGEEDLDAALGHASAAGTQLIDGDSLDIGVTEEIEYGLVTEWVNGLDSLREALADPEVIEPDEE from the coding sequence ATGAGTGCCCCCGACGCGGAGTTCTACTCCGAAGAACGCTGGGAGAACTGGCTGGATCGCCTGCGCGAAGAAGACATCGACCCGGAGGACGAGGAGTCCGCCCGACTCCTCCTGAACCTCCAGGACGACGTGGCGATCGCGGTCGCGAAGATCCTGACCGCCTACACCGACGAGGAGATCGATGGCGAGCAGACGTTGAGCGAACTCGCGGAGATCCGCGATGTCGTCCTCTCGGACCCGGAGATCGAGAACGAGGACACCCTCATGCTCGTCGACGGCGTCCAGACCAGTCTGGTCGCGGTCTTCTACAGCGCCGAGCGCTTCGTCGCCGAGGGGCCAGTCGAGGACGGAACGGTCGAGGAGCACATCCGCCACGCCGCCGCGGCGGAGGGCGAGGAGGATCTGGACGCGGCCCTGGGCCATGCCTCCGCGGCCGGCACCCAGTTGATCGACGGCGACTCGCTGGACATCGGTGTCACCGAGGAGATCGAGTACGGCCTCGTGACCGAGTGGGTCAACGGGCTGGATTCGCTCCGCGAGGCCCTGGCCGATCCGGAAGTCATCGAACCGGACGAGGAGTAG
- the hmgB gene encoding hydroxymethylglutaryl-CoA synthase: MTAVGIDGIEIWSGKLSLDLPEEFAPVMDDDPEKYTKGLGLFQSSFPDAYEDIVTMAANAAYRLIERKDIDPADVGRIDVATESAFDKSKPVSTYVAGALERVLDGEFRHANKGERKFACISGTQALNDAMNWIAAGRNRGRGAIVIATDTALYERGDPGEATQGAGAVAMYVTEDPSIVELSMEQGFGSVDETDFLKPNQQFPSVDGKRSMQVYLARMREALEDFESVTGKSHPEDYRFIPFHTPFPNMVRKAAVLGYRHMIRDTDIEDELAAEIGRQPRPEEYEDDEAFSEDIQAYMDALSETEAYREWYERTIEPTLDISSRVGNWYTSSVHLARLSALIYAKREGIDLAGETLLVGSYGSGAQAEIHEERVVEGWESEIDGDSVDELLAARHPITFEEYERVHDQHNHAKEKTLEPFTAPEGEFVFDGWGPMNERQYTFIE; the protein is encoded by the coding sequence ATGACTGCAGTCGGCATCGACGGCATCGAGATCTGGTCGGGGAAACTCAGTCTGGACCTCCCCGAGGAGTTTGCACCCGTGATGGACGACGACCCGGAGAAGTACACCAAGGGGCTGGGCCTCTTCCAGAGTTCCTTCCCGGATGCCTACGAGGACATCGTCACCATGGCCGCGAACGCGGCCTATCGACTGATCGAACGCAAGGACATCGATCCCGCCGACGTCGGCCGGATCGACGTCGCCACCGAGAGCGCCTTCGACAAGTCAAAGCCGGTCTCGACCTACGTCGCCGGCGCGCTGGAGCGGGTCCTCGACGGGGAGTTCCGCCACGCGAACAAGGGCGAGCGGAAGTTCGCCTGCATCTCCGGCACACAGGCGCTCAACGACGCGATGAACTGGATCGCCGCCGGGCGGAATCGGGGCCGCGGAGCCATCGTCATCGCCACTGACACCGCACTCTACGAACGGGGCGACCCCGGCGAGGCCACCCAGGGGGCCGGCGCGGTCGCGATGTACGTCACCGAAGACCCGTCGATCGTCGAACTCTCGATGGAGCAGGGCTTTGGCTCGGTCGACGAGACTGACTTCCTCAAGCCCAACCAGCAGTTCCCCAGTGTGGACGGCAAGCGCTCCATGCAGGTCTATCTCGCCCGGATGCGGGAGGCGCTGGAGGACTTCGAGTCCGTGACGGGGAAGAGCCACCCCGAGGACTACCGATTCATTCCCTTCCACACGCCGTTCCCGAACATGGTCCGAAAGGCCGCGGTGCTCGGCTACCGGCACATGATCCGGGATACCGACATCGAAGACGAGCTGGCCGCCGAGATCGGACGCCAGCCACGGCCCGAGGAGTACGAGGACGATGAAGCTTTCTCCGAGGACATCCAGGCCTACATGGACGCCCTCTCGGAGACCGAGGCCTACCGCGAGTGGTACGAGCGAACCATCGAACCCACGCTGGACATCTCCAGCCGAGTCGGGAACTGGTATACGAGTTCGGTGCACCTCGCCCGTCTGAGCGCGTTGATCTACGCGAAGCGGGAGGGCATCGACCTCGCGGGGGAGACCCTGCTCGTCGGGTCCTACGGCAGCGGGGCTCAGGCCGAGATCCACGAGGAGCGAGTCGTCGAGGGCTGGGAATCCGAGATCGACGGCGACAGCGTCGACGAGCTGCTCGCCGCCCGCCACCCGATCACCTTCGAGGAGTACGAGCGGGTCCACGACCAGCACAACCACGCGAAGGAGAAGACCCTCGAACCCTTCACGGCCCCCGAGGGCGAGTTCGTCTTCGACGGCTGGGGCCCGATGAACGAGCGCCAGTACACGTTCATCGAGTGA